A single Saccharomyces paradoxus chromosome II, complete sequence DNA region contains:
- a CDS encoding uncharacterized protein (similar to YBR259W): protein MSVEEAVARYRDVISHLATGNLRQIAMKSEKLAQIIASSKSTVRFHHKARSGKTVIYKSIKKALLSNVTSLSPEFSSETDVLQFLHLNFVYQTRFQALSGQIKKYCGMKIYYELKFAAIDHLETEAQTTGLTLLRFWATSLDEFIRKEHWIDNGSEFQIFYRLMVDYSSWKWDSDIERQHYFMCQFRSKLKECLVDFYENFDLQKSSKPLEELIMPWEKLVYVANYIDAFTGEQVRIDGAELFWTFKNLVFSSISSIVLRLDDLQNIFSAFQHYGKDTLVQDFARVRSLKWDSNDKVESLIRALIFNDMFPYFNREQVRTKGDGIYFLRLLRKNFKRKINGVKEFHIQVMKYLNSQFKNNYNSLMTSLKIQNRKQSLNMVRSASKDGSKTNVLLSPIDEYSHFVDNDEPLWQDKLYPKIYTNEQTLTFDTSAIFDSHKIYAILSLLRYYLPEKRKFFRIYYLPSIFKRILYYGTKFAQLYFKEGCLERLVIEYLKILEPSLAHAVDKLIKSSIESLKNVTLTSDDKTSSGVILLPQKEFSSLSEVNKGFNEPFWPNQSFANSWPDLANKQLKTGQVLQDAFAFHLFEIELPIVINNTKGTHLKLVSNMCTTSILYLYNEADSLSLITIQEKLAVLPTGKRNEILLNNLNRLTKLKLLLLKENEEGQKFYTFNFKYKNTGQKSSVIRLI from the coding sequence ATGTCGGTTGAGGAGGCTGTTGCCAGATATAGAGATGTTATAAGCCACCTAGCAACTGGCAATTTAAGGCAGATTGCCATGAAGTCAGAAAAATTGGCCCAGATCATTGCATCCTCAAAAAGTACCGTTCGCTTTCATCATAAAGCCCGCAGTGGTAAAACAGTAATATATAAATCCATCAAGAAAGCTCTACTTTCCAATGTTACATCTCTATCTCCCGAGTTTTCCTCAGAAACTGATGTTCTGCAATTCCTCCatttaaattttgtatATCAAACTCGTTTTCAAGCTTTAAGTGGacaaataaagaaatattgtGGCATGAAGATATACTATGAGTTAAAGTTTGCAGCGATCGATCACTTAGAAACCGAAGCACAAACTACCGGCTTGACACTCTTAAGATTTTGGGCGACATCTTTGGATGAATTTATTAGAAAAGAACATTGGATAGATAATGGATCCGagtttcaaattttttacagGCTAATGGTTGATTATTCGTCTTGGAAATGGGATTCAGATATTGAAAGACAACACTACTTCATGTGCCAATTTCGCAGCAAACTCAAAGAATGCTTGGTGGACTTTTACGAAAATTTTGATCTTCAAAAATCCAGCAAACCTCTGGAAGAACTCATTATGCCTTGGGAAAAGCTCGTTTATGTCGCCAATTATATAGATGCATTCACTGGAGAGCAAGTTAGGATAGACGGTGCCGAATTATTCTGGAcattcaaaaatcttgTTTTCTCCTCCATTTCCTCTATTGTTCTTAGGTTAGATGACCTTCAGAATATATTCAGCGCATTCCAGCATTACGGTAAGGACACGTTAGTTCAAGACTTTGCGCGCGTACGATCTTTAAAGTGGGATAGTAATGATAAGGTCGAAAGCTTGATTCGTGCCCTCATTTTTAATGATATGTTTCCTTATTTTAATCGGGAACAAGTAAGAACGAAGGGAGATGGTATATATTTCTTGCGCTTATTGAGGAAAAACTTCAAGAGAAAGATCAATGGCGTTAAAGAATTTCATATTCAAGTGATGAAGTACTTGAATTCCCAATTTAAGAATAATTACAACTCGTTGATGACATCattaaaaattcaaaatagaaaacaaagtCTGAATATGGTTCGTTCTGCTTCAAAGGATGGTAGCAAAACTAATGTGCTTCTTTCGCCTATCGATGAATATTCACATTTTgttgataatgatgaacCTTTGTGGCAAGACAAACTATATCCGAAGATATACACGAATGAGCAAACCCTTACATTTGATACATCAGCTATATTTGATTCTCATAAGATATACGcaatattatcattactGCGATACTACTTACctgagaaaagaaagttttttcGGATTTATTACTTGCCAAGTATTTTTAAAAGGATTTTATATTACGGTACGAAGTTTGCTCAGCTATATTTCAAGGAAGGTTGCTTGGAACGACTGGTTATAGAATATCTCAAGATTCTAGAACCCTCTTTGGCTCATGCGGTAGACAAATTGATTAAGTCTAGCATAGAATCACTCAAAAATGTAACACTAACAAGTGATGATAAAACCTCTTCAGGCGTCATTCTTTTGCCCCAGAAAGAATTTAGTTCACTTTCTGAAGTAAACAAAGGCTTCAATGAACCATTTTGGCCTAACCAGTCATTTGCGAATAGTTGGCCCGATCTCGCGAATAAGCAATTGAAGACGGGCCAAGTTTTGCAAGATGCATTTGCATTCcacctttttgaaattgaactACCGATTGTTATCAACAATACAAAGGGTACGCATCTGAAACTTGTTTCTAACATGTGCACCACAAGCATATTGTACTTATATAATGAAGCTGATTCCTTATCATTAATTACcatacaagaaaaattagcTGTTTTACCGACAGGTAAACGAAATGAGATCCTattgaacaatttgaaTAGGCTAACAAAATTGAAGCTGTTATTGTTGAAAGAGAACGAAGAAGGGCAAAAGTTTTACACGTTTAATTTTAAGTACAAAAATACTGGTCAGAAATCGTCGGTTATAAGGCTTATCTAA